GCGAGGACACCTTGCCAGCACGTTTCTGGGAGCTCTTGCCTGCGGAGTGCTGTTTGGCTGTGCTCGACTACTTGGAGTTTCTGTGTGGGCAGCTTTGGCTGGAGCCTGGGCATTTGGAGCATCTGAGCACTTCTGGTCACAGGTGATCATTGCTGAAGTCTACACACTCAATGCTCTGCTCTTCTTTGCCACCTATCTACTGATTCTGAAAGCCTTGCAGGCAGCAGATTTACGAACATGGTGGTGGGGAGCCTCAATTTTCTTTGGGCTCAGTCTGGCTAATCATTACCCGCTGATGGCACTGGCTTTTCCGGGATTGCTGGTGCTCACCCTTCCTGTTTGGCGAAGTGTGCTACCTCGTCTTCCAGAATTAATCTTACTCAGCCTGTTGAGCGCTGCGTTACCATACGCAGGAATGGTCTGGCGCTCTCTACAAAATCCATCAATCAGCTTCTATGGTCCTATCGAAGGTTGGCAAGGTTTCTGGTTTTATTTCAGTCGCCAGGGCTATGCCAGTGTAGATGTCAGCCCCAGTGCTGGTTGGTGGGATCGCTTGGAATTTCTGCAATGGTTTGGCGTTGAAGCTTTCTGGCAACTGACCCCCTTGGGCTTTGGGCTCGCACTCTGAGGGTTGTGGAAACTGATGCAACAACTTTCCTTGACCGTGTCGGTCTCTGGGATGTTGATTTTCCTTAGCAACAGCGTATTGCTGTTATTCCTCCTAGCTTTTGACTTCGACTTCTTCAATATTGGTATCTTCCGCCCTTACTCCCTCGTGTGTTATGGCTTACTTGGTTTGTGGTTAGCCATTGGTTTGGATGATTTCATTCGTCATTTCGTCAAAAATCCTGAATTCCAAATTTTGGGAACCTTCATTATTGCTTTGCTGATCGAGAGTCTGCTGCTTTTTCAAAATCTTTCAAAGAACGATCGGTCTGCTGATAATTTTGCTGAACGACACGCTGAATTGATCTTCCAGCTACTCCCAGAAAACTCGGTATTCTTTGTCTATGGTGATTCGGAAACAGGACCGCTTGGCTACTATCATTATGTTGAAGAACAACGGCCTGATCTGGAATTAATTAGCCTGCAAGGCTTAGTCTATGGGAACCGCTTATTCCCAGTCCGTAGCTCTGTGCGCAGAAAGCAGGAAACACTTCGTCAGTTCATAAATAACAGCACTCGTCCTCTATTTTATTCAGTGGATTCTGAGAAGTTTTCACACGGCCAAGGAATCCGGCACTACGGATTTCTAAAGGAGGTTGTACGTGGAGGCAATCCAACTGCTCTGCAATTGGTATTTCGGCCTGAAGCAGAGGCTTACTTCAGAGAGTTGTTGCAACAGCAACCCAAGGATCGCTAGGAGAGATTTCATCGAAATAAGCTATTACATCAGTATGGAGACTTCCTTGGTTATGCCCTGCTCGGTGGTGATCCTGAACTTCAGAAAAAGATCCAGCCTCTCCTCCCTCTAGCTGAAAGTAACTTTTTCAGCCTGACCGGCATGATCGAGGTATTGATGACTCACCAAGCTCAGCCATCTCTACCTCAAATTGAAAGCTGGCTAGAACTCGCAGAGTCACTGCAAGATGAGACTCTCAACAAAGAACACCGGGGCTCGCTTTGCGTATCTAAAAGGCTTTGCAGCCTTTCTCGGTGGCCATCAGCAAGGGGCCATTGAAGCTTTCTACAAGTCTGCTCACATATATCCCCATCCTGAAAACGCCTCCCTATCGGCCCTCCAAAAACTTGGGCAACAAATCCCCGAATAGGGGAATATTCAGTGCATCCTCAAAAATAACAGAAACTCACTAACTGAATAGGATATGAGAAGCAAAACTTCGTTGCTGCTGTTATTCGTTTTAAGCCTGCTGCCCAATTGGCTGAAAGCTGAACCTATTGAGGGCTTTGGGCTTCATTTGAATGTAGGGGATCTACAAATCTCCAACTCCTCGACAGAGCAAAATCATGTGGAATCCTACGCCTACGGTGGCATCGTAGATTATCAGTGGACAGCTTCCAATTATTTCTCAGTGCGCTTGTTTGGAGGAGAACACATAGGCAGTGCCCAACAGCCTAACAAGCCTGATTACAATTACTTCAAGACAGGCCTGTTTGGGCTGGAAGCCCGTGTGTGGGCCGGTTCTTTCTGGTTTCTAGGAGTACACGCCGGCCAAGCTTACTTGACCTGGATTGAATCAATGGAGAGTTATACGGAAATCGCTTGGGCCAGCCAAAGTGGATACGGTGTGGGCTTTGAATCCGATGACGGCTGGACCTTTACGATCTACACACAAAAGACCGGGACCATGGAATTTGAGGATCTTCCAGATCAGGAAGTCGAAGGAACCCGTCTTGAGGCAGGCTATCGTTGGAAATGAAAGGCAACAGCCGAGAAGTAGCTGATTAAAGCAGAAATTCAACCCTCAGAACAATCGGCTGCTTAGTGGAAGGTACGAATTTGGCGAGGAGATTCTTTGAACACTGTCTTGGGCATAACAGGGATCGACTGTGAGGCTGCGTACTGGTCTAATTGCATACGCAGGGCTCTCAAATCACTATAAGGTCTTGGCTGTCTGTTGAGTTGTTGGCTGATCGCCAGAACCTCCTGAATTCTTTTCTGTTCTTCCCAATATTCCTCAGTTGGAGGATAAGGATTGAAGGGCTTGGCTCCCAGCAAAAATAGAGTGGTTACAGAAATCAGCAGCAATTTCAAAAGTCTGGACATCGTGTTCCCTGTTCCTCAAAACGATTCTCAAGGGGGTCGTGACGTCCTGTCTTGTAGCCAGCTTCATCCTGAAGAAAGCTTTTTTGTAGTCTTCCTTACTGTGGACTCATCTTCAAGCAAACTTGAGCCCATCTAATCAAAACCACTTAGAGACTGATAAAAAACCAGGTTATTCATCCATGAATTCAAATCTTTGACTGCTCCACTTGACTGTAGAACAACTGTAGTTCGTGAAACTGACTACTTCAACAACGTTTAAAGGATGTTATGAAATACCTGATAGTAATTTTAATGGCTTTGCTCTGCTGGACAACTGCATCCTTTGCCCAAAAGCTTGGACCGGTAGGAAAGCAAATGCTTCGGGAGTATTCAACAAAGGGTGAACTCACTTACTGGAGTTCGGTAGATACAGAGTGTCCGTTCTACAGTGATTTGAATCTAAACCAAATCATTCGAGAGAGGATTTTAAAGCAGAACATTCGGCCTGCTTTTCATAAGAACAAACAACTGAGGAAAGCCCGAGTCTATGTGAAGGTTCACTGCTATTTCAAAGACTTCACTGTGATTACTGCGGATTTTGAACTCCAACTTGGATACGACCTAGCTGACCAAGTACGCCTTGGCTATTCCTCTGAGGTTTTCCTGCTGAATCATCCCATTCAAAAAATCAAAGTTGATATCGAGTCCATAGTGGATGAAAAGGTAGCTGAGTACGCAGCGGCACATTTGGAGGGTGCTGTTGCTCGGCAATCTACTTCGAGCAGCGCACAGCAATAATTAGACACGTGTTCACTTTCGAAGACTCTTTGTTGGAGTCGCTGCCCAATCAAATATTCTCAACCAATAAACTTCTTCAACAATCTTTATCACTGATCTCTCCGTTGGGAAGGATCGTGTTACAGAAAGTCGCACCGCGCAGGATCGCGTAACTCAGATTGGCATCTCGCAGGTTGGCCTCCCTCAGATCAGTTTCTCGCAGATCCGCATTCCTCAAGTTGGCCCGAGACAAATTAGCCCCCCTCAAATCGGCATAACTCAAGTCAATGTCCGGCAACTTTGCCGCTGACAAATCACACCGGCTGCAGACGATCCTTTCCTTCTGCTTGGCTACCTGCTTCAGCAAGCTATCCACATCCGACGGGGTAAAACCAAGAATCGGGGACACTACAATTAAGAACGTTATCGGTGTGATAAAAAACATCTTCATCGCACGAACCCCATTTTTAATTGCGTGAGCAGGTCAAATTTTCTATGAATTACTAGTGTCTCAAGAGTTATTTGGGAGGGAGGCCTGTGCATCCAAGTCTCTTCGATAGTACTTGTTTCCACTTCCCCAATCTTGTGGCAGTGCTTCTCTCATCTGCATCAGGTTCGGTTCTATTTCAGGATAAGTCGAAAAATACTGTTCACTTCGCTGAAGTTGCTGAACAGGCGGAGGAGTGTAGGTTCCTGGAGGAACTGGGTGCCTCTCTGTCCAGAGATACTCGAGGTGTTTAGAGTCACATCCAGACAAAATAAGGGTCGCGCCAACCAAGTATAAAAGTGATTTCCTCACTATATCTCTCCATCGTTTGAGGTGATCAGAATTGATGTGCTTCAAATAATAGCAGTACATATATAACTAGATATTCAATCTTTTTTTGGCAACTTACAACTCTCTACTTCATGTCCACTCTACAATTATCTTGCCGATTACCCACCAATTCTCCTGTTTGCTGAACCACATCAGTTGGATTGACAGAGGCCAAAATATAAACGTAATTCCCTCAACTTCACTCTGAAGCAGGAAATTCAGAGCCAGACAAGGAGCCGAACATTGATCGGAGCATTCTACCCCAAAGAGACTCCTCTCACATGGAAGCCGTTCTTCTCGATTGAATCGGCAGGTCACGCAATTCCGGTTTTAATTTCCTACGGTCTGATTGAGTTATGAGAGAGAGGGGATCGGGGGAGGCGCTGAATCTGGACCGAAACCAAGACTTTGGTCCAGATTCACAAGGCACTACTGATCGGAGAGTTGGCTACACAAAAAGCTGCAGCGCAGCAGGTCGACGATACAATGCAATAGAAATATCAGAGTTTTCTC
Above is a genomic segment from SAR324 cluster bacterium containing:
- a CDS encoding DUF2723 domain-containing protein produces the protein RGHLASTFLGALACGVLFGCARLLGVSVWAALAGAWAFGASEHFWSQVIIAEVYTLNALLFFATYLLILKALQAADLRTWWWGASIFFGLSLANHYPLMALAFPGLLVLTLPVWRSVLPRLPELILLSLLSAALPYAGMVWRSLQNPSISFYGPIEGWQGFWFYFSRQGYASVDVSPSAGWWDRLEFLQWFGVEAFWQLTPLGFGLAL
- a CDS encoding pentapeptide repeat-containing protein; its protein translation is MKMFFITPITFLIVVSPILGFTPSDVDSLLKQVAKQKERIVCSRCDLSAAKLPDIDLSYADLRGANLSRANLRNADLRETDLREANLRDANLSYAILRGATFCNTILPNGEISDKDC